One segment of Nostoc flagelliforme CCNUN1 DNA contains the following:
- a CDS encoding type II toxin-antitoxin system RelE/ParE family toxin: MSERYSLRIAKTAEKDLLDLQAKFYKQVVSKILSLQGNSQPQDCKALKGYEGGYRVRVSASQTLLTRWFWGSTKAQISSKLLH, encoded by the coding sequence ATGAGTGAACGCTACAGTTTGAGAATTGCTAAGACTGCTGAAAAGGATTTGTTAGATTTGCAAGCGAAATTTTATAAGCAGGTTGTATCTAAAATCCTTTCGCTTCAAGGCAATTCTCAACCTCAAGATTGCAAAGCCTTGAAAGGCTATGAGGGTGGTTATCGTGTCAGGGTTAGCGCATCTCAAACCCTATTGACACGGTGGTTTTGGGGTTCAACCAAAGCACAAATAAGTTCAAAATTACTACACTGA
- a CDS encoding phosphoribosyltransferase, with the protein MPDLYVSWSDYHQKIEQLAIQIYESGWEFNQIICLARGGLRIGDILCRIYQQPLAILATSSYSGAGKQERNNLIFSRHLTMTAEKLGSRILLVDDLVDSGITLQQTIPWLQQNTDFPIEEIRTAVLWYKACSVIAPNYYVDYLADNPWIHQPFEHYEQMNIAQLAAKVNQMC; encoded by the coding sequence ATGCCAGACCTTTATGTTTCTTGGTCAGATTATCACCAAAAAATTGAACAACTGGCTATTCAGATTTATGAATCCGGTTGGGAATTTAACCAGATTATCTGTCTTGCCAGAGGAGGACTACGAATCGGAGATATTCTCTGCCGTATATACCAGCAGCCGTTGGCAATTTTAGCAACCTCATCTTACAGTGGCGCTGGCAAGCAAGAAAGAAATAATTTAATTTTCTCCCGCCACTTAACGATGACTGCCGAAAAGTTAGGTTCCCGGATTCTCCTAGTAGATGATTTGGTAGACTCTGGCATCACACTCCAGCAGACTATACCTTGGCTCCAGCAAAATACTGATTTTCCTATTGAGGAAATTCGCACCGCCGTTCTTTGGTATAAAGCTTGTTCAGTTATAGCACCCAATTATTATGTTGATTATTTGGCTGATAACCCCTGGATTCATCAACCTTTTGAACATTACGAGCAGATGAATATCGCACAACTCGCGGCTAAAGTAAATCAAATGTGTTGA
- a CDS encoding type II toxin-antitoxin system Phd/YefM family antitoxin has translation MTAISATEARANFQELINRAEYKGERIVIQRHGKAAVAIIGLDDLKLLEAVEDAIDSETLRRAIEENDGFTSLEAISAKRGNE, from the coding sequence ATGACTGCCATAAGTGCAACCGAAGCTCGCGCAAACTTCCAAGAGCTTATTAATCGTGCTGAATATAAGGGTGAGCGGATTGTAATTCAGCGTCATGGTAAAGCTGCCGTAGCAATTATCGGTCTTGATGATTTGAAATTGCTTGAAGCTGTTGAAGATGCTATTGATTCAGAAACACTTCGTCGTGCAATTGAGGAAAATGATGGGTTTACTTCCTTAGAGGCAATTAGTGCCAAGCGTGGAAATGAGTGA
- a CDS encoding transposase, whose amino-acid sequence MEDISQSYLSAPIRAIQGERTISIDEMTGIQATERVLPSLPMRPGKVECREFEYIRHGTQTLIANFDVTTGQVVVPSIDQTRTEADFLSHCQRLIASDPNASKWHLIMDCLNIHQSESLVKWIADIEGITFDTLGIKGQSGILQSMNTRAQFLTNPQHKVVFHFTPKHCSWLNQVEIWFSILTRKLLSRGSFSSQADLKQQRLEFY is encoded by the coding sequence GTGGAAGACATTAGCCAAAGCTATTTAAGCGCCCCAATACGAGCTATTCAGGGAGAACGCACCATTAGCATTGATGAAATGACCGGTATTCAAGCCACCGAACGCGTACTTCCTAGTTTACCGATGCGACCAGGCAAAGTCGAATGTCGAGAATTTGAATATATTCGGCATGGCACCCAAACCTTAATTGCCAATTTTGATGTTACTACAGGTCAAGTTGTAGTTCCTAGCATTGATCAAACTCGGACTGAAGCCGATTTCTTGTCCCATTGCCAACGCTTAATTGCGTCTGACCCAAATGCCAGCAAGTGGCATTTGATTATGGATTGTCTGAATATCCATCAATCGGAATCCTTAGTCAAATGGATTGCTGACATTGAAGGCATCACCTTTGACACCTTGGGCATTAAAGGCCAGTCTGGCATCCTCCAATCGATGAATACCCGCGCCCAGTTTTTAACCAATCCTCAGCACAAGGTGGTTTTTCATTTCACCCCAAAACACTGCTCTTGGCTTAATCAGGTTGAAATTTGGTTTAGTATTCTCACACGCAAACTCTTGTCTAGAGGTAGTTTTTCTTCTCAAGCGGATCTCAAACAGCAGAGGCTTGAATTTTATTGA
- a CDS encoding type II toxin-antitoxin system RelE family toxin, with protein MRCAYPGYRVDQGEYRILYTIDEESKLIDVFRVGKRNDGEVYKNL; from the coding sequence ATTAGATGCGCTTACCCTGGTTATCGTGTCGATCAAGGTGAATATAGAATTCTCTACACAATTGATGAAGAAAGTAAATTGATTGATGTTTTTCGCGTTGGTAAGCGAAATGATGGTGAAGTCTATAAAAATTTGTAA
- a CDS encoding MFS transporter yields MNDSTADGDSQRNPLTEKLDLKTKLAYGAGDLGPAITANISVFYLLIFFTNVAGIPAGLAGTILMIGKIWDGVNDPLVGFLTDKTKSRRWGRRLPWMFYGAIPFGILFFLQWIVPQFSANQSENIGPLFWYYVAIGILSQSFYTVVNLPYTAMTPELTQDYDERTSLNSFRFTFSIGGSILSLILALIIFIKIGDRQQAYLALAAVCTVISILGLYWCVFGVRDRILAFEAKRIQTEEPASLPFGEQLKIVFSNRPFLFVIGIYLCSWLGVQITASIIPYFVVNCMGLKESDVPTVLIAVQATALLMLFVWGELSKKLGKKVVYFLGMSLWIIAAAGLFFLKPGQIVLMYVMAIMAGIGVSTAYLIPWSMMPDVIELDELQTGQRREGIFYGFMVLLQKFGLAFGLFLVGNALQISGFKESVAGSPLPIQPESALFAIRIAVGPIPTVCLLCGLVLTYFYPITREMHAEIMLKLKERQEKRGS; encoded by the coding sequence ATGAATGATTCTACTGCTGATGGTGATAGCCAACGAAATCCTCTCACTGAAAAACTCGACTTGAAAACAAAGCTGGCTTACGGTGCAGGGGATTTAGGGCCAGCAATTACTGCAAATATTTCTGTCTTTTATCTGCTGATTTTCTTTACCAATGTTGCTGGTATCCCTGCGGGTTTAGCTGGCACTATTTTGATGATTGGCAAAATCTGGGATGGGGTAAATGATCCGCTTGTCGGGTTCCTGACTGATAAAACGAAATCTCGCCGTTGGGGCCGTCGTCTTCCTTGGATGTTTTATGGAGCAATCCCCTTTGGAATTTTATTCTTCTTGCAGTGGATTGTACCGCAATTTAGTGCAAATCAGAGTGAGAATATCGGGCCGCTGTTTTGGTATTACGTAGCGATTGGGATTCTATCTCAGTCGTTTTACACGGTTGTGAATTTGCCTTATACGGCTATGACTCCAGAGCTAACTCAAGATTATGATGAACGCACCAGCCTTAACAGCTTTCGCTTTACATTTTCTATTGGTGGCAGCATTCTGTCATTGATTTTAGCGCTAATTATTTTTATCAAAATTGGCGATCGCCAACAAGCATATCTTGCTTTAGCAGCAGTTTGTACTGTAATTTCGATTTTAGGATTATATTGGTGCGTTTTTGGAGTCCGCGATCGCATCTTGGCTTTTGAGGCTAAACGCATCCAAACTGAGGAACCTGCATCTCTCCCCTTCGGCGAACAGCTAAAAATAGTCTTCAGCAACCGACCTTTTTTATTTGTTATTGGTATATATCTTTGTTCTTGGCTAGGTGTGCAGATTACAGCCAGCATTATTCCCTATTTTGTAGTTAATTGTATGGGTCTCAAAGAATCAGATGTGCCCACAGTGCTAATTGCAGTCCAAGCAACTGCCCTGTTGATGCTATTTGTCTGGGGTGAGTTGAGTAAAAAACTCGGCAAAAAAGTTGTTTATTTTCTGGGAATGAGTTTGTGGATAATAGCCGCCGCCGGACTATTTTTCTTAAAACCTGGTCAAATAGTTTTGATGTATGTGATGGCTATCATGGCAGGTATTGGTGTATCCACAGCTTATCTAATTCCCTGGTCGATGATGCCAGATGTGATTGAATTAGATGAACTGCAAACTGGACAACGCAGAGAAGGCATTTTTTATGGCTTCATGGTTTTGCTACAAAAATTTGGTTTAGCTTTCGGGCTGTTTTTGGTGGGAAATGCTTTGCAAATATCCGGTTTCAAAGAATCTGTAGCCGGAAGTCCACTACCCATCCAACCTGAATCTGCACTGTTTGCGATTCGTATTGCTGTTGGGCCTATACCTACGGTTTGTTTGCTTTGTGGCTTAGTTTTAACGTATTTTTACCCAATTACCCGCGAGATGCACGCAGAGATCATGCTGAAACTCAAAGAGAGGCAAGAGAAGAGGGGGAGTTGA
- a CDS encoding NADPH-dependent FMN reductase — protein sequence MVRIVGIGGSLRPNSYTQVALLLAVQRVEALGAEVEIIDLRQLQLPFCTGAKEYPEYPDVQRLQDTVSRADGLILATPEYHGSLSGVLKNALDLMSFEQLSDKVTGLISILGGQSNSNALNDLRLIVRWVHGWVIPEQIAIGQAWGAFSPEGKLVDEKLSQRFDQFAQSLVDNTRKLRGVN from the coding sequence ATGGTGAGAATTGTTGGCATTGGTGGTAGTTTAAGACCCAACTCCTATACCCAGGTTGCTTTACTTTTAGCAGTGCAAAGGGTAGAAGCCCTCGGAGCAGAGGTAGAAATTATTGATTTAAGACAGTTGCAGCTACCGTTTTGCACTGGTGCCAAGGAGTATCCAGAGTACCCAGATGTTCAGCGCTTGCAAGATACAGTCAGCCGCGCCGATGGGTTAATTTTAGCGACACCTGAGTATCATGGTAGCCTTAGTGGTGTCCTGAAAAATGCTCTAGATTTGATGAGCTTTGAGCAACTGTCTGATAAAGTGACAGGACTAATCAGCATATTAGGGGGTCAGTCTAATAGTAATGCTTTAAACGACCTACGGCTAATTGTCCGATGGGTGCATGGTTGGGTGATTCCAGAACAAATTGCGATCGGACAAGCTTGGGGTGCTTTCAGTCCTGAAGGCAAGTTAGTAGATGAGAAGCTTTCGCAAAGATTTGACCAATTTGCTCAGAGTTTAGTTGATAACACTCGCAAGCTGCGGGGTGTAAATTAG
- a CDS encoding RloB domain-containing protein — protein MARTKANSRGYSPRKVNTREVKQRFLIVCEGAKTEPNYFRSFRVPKNVAEINVQGLKENPSKLVHCGVNSVRV, from the coding sequence ATGGCTAGAACAAAAGCAAACTCTCGTGGATATTCACCGAGAAAAGTTAATACTAGGGAAGTCAAGCAGAGATTCTTAATTGTATGTGAAGGAGCAAAAACTGAACCTAACTACTTTAGGAGTTTTCGTGTTCCTAAGAATGTAGCTGAAATAAACGTGCAGGGTTTAAAAGAGAATCCGAGCAAACTAGTACACTGCGGCGTAAATTCAGTTAGGGTATGA
- a CDS encoding helix-turn-helix domain-containing protein: MPCQPLTITLSDTDQQALEKLVNRPSTPQQIAQRARIVLKAALGQNNAEIARALDISIKMARHWRHYWVKTTEQSKTVMERLRDRPRPGSPLKFTLEQQVECMAFGVP, translated from the coding sequence ATGCCTTGCCAACCGCTGACAATCACCCTGAGTGATACTGACCAGCAAGCCCTGGAAAAGTTAGTAAATCGACCCAGTACGCCGCAGCAAATTGCACAACGTGCCCGGATTGTGCTAAAAGCCGCGTTGGGACAAAACAATGCCGAAATTGCTCGAGCGCTCGATATAAGTATCAAGATGGCGCGGCACTGGCGACACTATTGGGTTAAGACCACCGAGCAATCCAAGACAGTGATGGAGCGATTGCGCGATCGCCCGCGTCCTGGTTCGCCGTTAAAATTTACCCTAGAACAGCAAGTTGAATGCATGGCTTTCGGCGTGCCGTGA
- a CDS encoding AAA family ATPase — translation MLIEFSVGNYRSFKEQVTFSMVAANLVAKDKKLDENNVFEIDKELKLLKSAAIYGANASGKSNLATALGFMRWFMINSSKETQSTEKIGVERFKLSTETEAKPSFFEIVFLMSGKRYKYGFEATIEKVVSEWLFYVPKSKETKLFERKLDKISASKTYKADGIQQKTRHNALFLSVSAQFNVQIAEKILDWLTNRVQLISGLDDRGYRGYTVNCLMNNENKNEIIQLLNKLDLGFGDIKVEEIEVTVDSWSSEVPDEIKSIILKNGARKVTTVQTMHQKFDKKVNPVSTEIFNLYVQESEGTQKVFALAGPLVDTLKNGRVLIIDELDARIHPLISHAIVELFNSNETNPNNAQLIFMTHDTNLLNNKLFRRDQIWFTEKNRYGATDLYSLAEYKIPDDAPFESDYIQGRYGAIPYIGNLNHLIDSHG, via the coding sequence ATGCTTATTGAATTTAGTGTCGGTAACTACAGATCGTTTAAAGAGCAAGTCACCTTTAGTATGGTGGCAGCAAACCTTGTCGCAAAAGACAAAAAACTCGACGAAAACAACGTTTTTGAAATAGATAAAGAATTAAAACTACTTAAAAGCGCCGCAATATACGGTGCAAATGCTAGTGGTAAAAGTAATTTGGCTACAGCTTTAGGTTTCATGAGATGGTTCATGATTAATTCTTCTAAAGAGACTCAAAGCACAGAAAAAATAGGTGTTGAGCGATTTAAACTCAGCACTGAAACCGAAGCTAAACCATCTTTTTTTGAAATTGTATTTTTAATGAGTGGCAAGAGATATAAATATGGATTCGAGGCAACTATTGAGAAAGTTGTTTCTGAATGGTTATTCTATGTCCCTAAATCAAAAGAAACTAAACTTTTTGAGCGCAAACTGGACAAAATTAGTGCTTCTAAAACATATAAAGCTGATGGTATTCAGCAAAAAACAAGACATAATGCCCTTTTCTTGTCTGTATCTGCTCAATTTAATGTCCAGATTGCAGAGAAAATCTTGGATTGGCTAACAAACAGAGTTCAACTTATCTCTGGTTTAGATGATCGAGGCTATCGAGGATATACAGTTAATTGTTTAATGAATAATGAAAATAAAAATGAAATTATTCAGTTGCTCAACAAACTAGATTTAGGATTTGGTGATATTAAAGTAGAAGAAATTGAGGTTACTGTTGATTCTTGGTCTAGTGAAGTACCAGATGAAATCAAATCAATAATATTAAAAAATGGTGCAAGAAAAGTAACAACAGTTCAAACCATGCACCAAAAATTTGATAAAAAAGTAAATCCTGTATCTACAGAGATTTTTAACTTATATGTTCAAGAATCTGAAGGTACTCAAAAAGTCTTTGCTTTGGCAGGGCCTCTTGTTGATACACTAAAAAACGGTAGAGTCCTAATTATTGATGAATTGGATGCTAGAATTCATCCTTTGATCAGCCATGCAATTGTGGAATTATTTAATTCCAATGAAACGAATCCAAATAATGCTCAGTTAATATTTATGACTCACGATACCAATTTGCTTAACAATAAACTTTTTCGCAGAGATCAGATTTGGTTTACTGAAAAGAATAGATATGGTGCAACAGATTTATACTCTTTAGCAGAATACAAGATACCTGACGATGCGCCATTTGAAAGTGATTATATTCAAGGTAGATATGGCGCAATTCCATATATTGGAAATTTGAATCATTTAATCGACTCTCATGGCTAG
- a CDS encoding response regulator: MYKLAILDDDEHWCRIVQRFLKQQYAIATYKSVSSFLWELDELKQYDIFLVDFVLPTARYELNTGGMEIVTALKRRLPSSPLVILVTTFMSKNELEVHGKQMCPEADGFFAKDAGLELLAHQIKQLLTPGTTEDS, from the coding sequence ATGTACAAGCTGGCGATTTTGGATGATGACGAACACTGGTGTCGTATCGTCCAACGCTTTCTGAAGCAACAATATGCTATAGCAACCTATAAATCAGTGTCTAGTTTCTTGTGGGAGTTAGACGAACTAAAGCAGTACGATATATTTTTGGTCGATTTTGTGCTACCTACGGCTCGGTATGAGCTAAATACAGGTGGCATGGAAATCGTTACCGCTCTCAAGCGCCGCTTGCCTAGTTCTCCTCTAGTCATCCTCGTTACGACTTTCATGAGCAAAAATGAGTTAGAGGTGCATGGCAAACAAATGTGTCCAGAAGCAGACGGATTTTTTGCCAAGGATGCTGGACTAGAATTATTGGCTCACCAAATCAAGCAACTGCTCACACCAGGTACAACTGAGGACAGTTAA
- the ftsH gene encoding ATP-dependent zinc metalloprotease FtsH — MTNLGKKPLIKRQSPKRGAWVGALAKPAVGIAASLIMLPGIFGSTPVLAQKAESTSLNYGDLIKKAKAGEIQKVELDETEQLAKVYLKGQKADTPPQQVRLLAQNTELINILKDKNVDFGEVSSANSRAAVGLLINLMWILPLVALMLLFLRRSTNASSQAMNFGKSKARFQMEAKTGVKFEDVAGVEEAKEDLEEVVTFLKQPERFTAVGARIPKGVLLIGPPGTGKTLLAKAIAGEAGVPFFSISGSEFVEMFVGVGASRVRDLFKKAKENAPCLIFIDEIDAVGRQRGAGIGGGNDEREQTLNQLLTEMDGFEGNTGIIIIAATNRPDVLDAALLRPGRFDRQVMVDAPDLKGRLEILKVHARNKKIAPSVSLEAIARRTPGFTGADLANLLNEAAILTARRRKEAVTLLEIDAAVDRVVAGMEGTALVDSKSKRLIAYHEVGHALVGTFLEGHDPVQKVTLIPRGQALGLTWFTPNEEQGLISRSQLKARITATLGGRAAEEIVFGKPEVTTGAGNDLQQVTGMARQMVTRFGMSELGPLSLENQSGEVFLGRDWMNKSEYSEEIAAKIDSQVREIVNKSYIRAIELLQENRIVLERLVDLLIEQETIEGDLFRKIVADNTQVADAQVAVPH; from the coding sequence ATGACAAATTTGGGAAAAAAACCATTGATAAAAAGACAGTCGCCAAAGCGTGGTGCTTGGGTTGGTGCGTTGGCGAAGCCCGCCGTAGGCATCGCAGCTAGTTTGATTATGTTACCAGGAATTTTTGGGAGTACTCCCGTCTTGGCACAAAAGGCAGAAAGCACCTCTTTAAATTATGGTGACTTGATCAAGAAAGCGAAGGCGGGAGAAATCCAAAAAGTAGAGCTTGACGAAACTGAACAGCTAGCAAAGGTTTATCTCAAAGGGCAAAAGGCTGATACACCACCGCAACAGGTGAGACTTCTGGCACAAAACACAGAGTTAATTAATATCCTTAAAGATAAGAATGTTGATTTTGGTGAAGTTTCCTCTGCTAACAGTCGAGCTGCTGTTGGGCTGTTGATCAATCTCATGTGGATTTTGCCATTAGTGGCTTTAATGCTATTGTTTCTCCGGCGTTCTACTAATGCTTCTAGCCAAGCGATGAATTTTGGCAAATCCAAAGCTCGCTTCCAAATGGAAGCAAAAACTGGAGTAAAATTTGAAGATGTAGCCGGGGTTGAAGAAGCTAAAGAAGACCTCGAAGAAGTTGTTACTTTCCTGAAACAGCCTGAAAGATTTACCGCAGTAGGCGCACGTATTCCCAAAGGAGTGTTGTTAATTGGCCCTCCGGGTACTGGTAAAACTTTACTAGCAAAAGCGATCGCAGGTGAAGCTGGTGTACCATTCTTCAGTATTTCCGGTTCAGAATTCGTAGAAATGTTTGTTGGTGTAGGTGCATCTCGCGTGCGCGACCTCTTCAAGAAAGCCAAAGAGAATGCCCCTTGTCTAATATTTATCGATGAAATTGACGCAGTAGGTAGACAACGGGGTGCTGGTATCGGTGGCGGTAACGACGAGCGCGAACAAACCCTCAATCAATTGCTCACCGAAATGGATGGTTTTGAAGGTAACACAGGCATTATTATTATTGCTGCCACCAACCGCCCAGATGTTCTAGATGCAGCGCTGCTCAGACCAGGACGCTTTGACAGACAAGTGATGGTGGATGCACCGGATCTCAAAGGGCGACTGGAAATTTTGAAAGTCCACGCGCGGAATAAGAAAATTGCTCCTAGCGTATCATTAGAAGCGATCGCTCGTCGCACTCCTGGTTTTACTGGCGCAGACTTAGCCAACTTACTCAACGAAGCTGCCATTCTCACTGCTAGGAGGCGCAAAGAAGCTGTCACCCTTTTAGAAATTGATGCTGCTGTCGATAGAGTCGTTGCAGGTATGGAAGGTACCGCCTTAGTAGACAGCAAGAGCAAGCGGTTGATTGCCTATCATGAAGTTGGACATGCTTTAGTTGGCACATTCCTAGAAGGGCATGACCCTGTACAAAAAGTTACACTCATCCCACGAGGACAAGCATTGGGATTAACTTGGTTTACTCCCAACGAAGAACAGGGATTAATTTCGCGTTCCCAACTCAAAGCCAGGATTACTGCTACTTTGGGTGGTCGCGCCGCCGAGGAAATTGTTTTTGGTAAACCAGAAGTGACCACAGGTGCAGGCAATGACCTGCAACAAGTCACAGGAATGGCGCGGCAGATGGTGACACGCTTCGGGATGTCAGAATTAGGCCCATTGTCACTAGAAAATCAGAGTGGAGAGGTATTTTTGGGACGTGACTGGATGAATAAATCAGAATATTCTGAGGAAATTGCCGCCAAAATTGATTCACAGGTGCGCGAAATTGTTAACAAATCCTACATTAGAGCAATAGAACTGTTGCAAGAAAACCGCATAGTTTTGGAGCGTTTAGTAGATTTGTTAATAGAACAGGAAACAATTGAAGGCGATTTATTCCGCAAAATTGTTGCTGACAATACCCAGGTAGCCGATGCACAAGTAGCTGTACCTCATTAG
- the topA gene encoding type I DNA topoisomerase yields the protein MIKRLLVVESPGKVKKLSQILGSDWKVLASCGHIRELSNEGDDSLGFVMDGSNVRCNYIPRDQRAKETIQKLKSAVRQVDEVVLATDPDREGETIAWHLKETLGLREPKRVIYTEITASAVQSAIANPRKLDQNLIGAGLCRDCLDKLVGYKGSPLVWALNNGAKSVGRVQSATLHLICQRENEILAFVPQDYWSVWVDYAEGFRAFYKGTVDSAKDAAEQEPETHDDAKVGNSPETPESKRVLSEAEATRLVEEAQRHPHQVIHFEGKIVNRQPPPPFTTSSLQQAAGSKLRFAPDKTMIVAQKLYEAGLITYMRTDSVMLSPEFCASARKWLEQNDPPNVPSQVAKHRSSKSAQEAHEAIRPTDVFRPSVQLRLELPDDEFNLYVMIWKRSIASQCRAAQLRKTFVITQSGSLLWSARGQVIEFYGYARYWNNLSKDSVLPSLQQGQTLKLENAGHEQKQTQPPPRYSEPKLVQLMERKGIGRPSTYAPTVATLKKRNYVELKKDHLQPTALGLEVDAFLLKALPDLLEAEFTAKMEDALDAISEGKNSWQHYLTSWNQNYFVPALSKAKTVVASSPTGKAHVITERKYETSKTRCPECKNFLAKIPSSKVKKKYFLKCTKGCENVVLFWSDFNKTWQPPQAKTVQTENQQKPPVKMTAYPCPVCKKPLEEYSYIKEGQSKKMLRCCDPQSRKDTKHKDVAYFSTQKGWWSPKFGELNC from the coding sequence ATGATCAAACGCCTGCTTGTGGTGGAATCTCCGGGAAAAGTCAAAAAACTCAGTCAAATTCTGGGTTCGGATTGGAAAGTTCTAGCCAGTTGTGGCCATATCCGAGAACTCAGCAATGAAGGAGACGATTCCTTGGGCTTCGTCATGGACGGCAGCAATGTCCGGTGCAATTACATCCCGCGTGACCAACGAGCGAAAGAAACAATTCAGAAGCTCAAGTCTGCGGTGAGGCAGGTTGATGAAGTTGTCTTAGCAACTGACCCAGACCGGGAAGGCGAAACAATCGCTTGGCATCTAAAGGAAACGCTGGGTTTAAGGGAACCAAAACGAGTAATTTATACTGAGATTACAGCATCGGCGGTGCAGAGTGCGATCGCTAATCCCAGAAAGCTAGACCAAAACTTAATCGGTGCTGGGTTGTGCCGAGATTGCCTAGATAAGTTGGTGGGTTACAAGGGTAGCCCGTTAGTTTGGGCATTGAATAACGGTGCTAAGAGTGTTGGCAGAGTCCAAAGCGCGACGTTGCACCTGATTTGTCAGCGAGAAAATGAAATTCTGGCTTTTGTTCCCCAAGATTACTGGAGTGTCTGGGTAGATTACGCTGAGGGATTCCGAGCTTTTTACAAAGGGACGGTTGATTCTGCAAAAGATGCAGCAGAGCAAGAACCTGAAACTCATGATGACGCGAAGGTAGGTAATAGTCCAGAAACACCGGAGTCTAAGCGTGTTCTTTCCGAAGCAGAGGCTACACGTTTAGTAGAAGAAGCACAGCGACATCCTCATCAGGTGATTCATTTTGAAGGAAAAATCGTTAACCGCCAACCACCGCCACCATTTACAACTTCTAGCCTTCAGCAAGCAGCCGGTTCAAAGCTGAGGTTTGCTCCCGACAAAACTATGATTGTGGCCCAAAAGCTCTATGAAGCTGGGTTGATAACATATATGCGAACAGACTCAGTAATGCTGAGTCCAGAATTTTGTGCCAGCGCCCGTAAATGGTTAGAGCAAAACGATCCGCCGAATGTACCGTCGCAAGTCGCCAAGCATCGTAGTAGCAAATCGGCTCAAGAAGCACATGAAGCGATTCGTCCAACTGATGTGTTTCGTCCCTCAGTTCAGTTGCGTTTAGAACTTCCTGATGATGAGTTTAATCTGTATGTAATGATCTGGAAACGCTCAATTGCCTCTCAGTGTCGTGCTGCCCAATTGCGTAAAACTTTTGTGATTACTCAGTCTGGTTCTCTACTGTGGTCAGCTAGAGGGCAAGTGATTGAATTTTACGGTTATGCCCGGTACTGGAACAATCTCAGCAAGGATAGTGTTTTACCTTCATTACAACAGGGACAAACATTAAAACTGGAGAATGCTGGACATGAGCAGAAGCAGACGCAGCCACCACCCCGTTATAGTGAACCAAAATTAGTGCAACTGATGGAACGTAAAGGAATTGGTCGCCCAAGTACTTATGCTCCTACTGTTGCTACCTTAAAAAAACGAAATTATGTTGAGTTGAAAAAAGATCATCTGCAACCGACAGCGTTAGGGTTAGAAGTTGATGCGTTTTTGCTCAAAGCACTGCCGGATTTGCTAGAGGCAGAATTCACAGCGAAAATGGAAGATGCCCTTGATGCAATTTCCGAAGGAAAAAACTCTTGGCAGCATTATTTAACTAGTTGGAATCAGAATTATTTTGTACCAGCGCTTTCCAAAGCTAAAACTGTAGTTGCGAGTTCCCCAACAGGTAAAGCTCATGTGATAACTGAGCGCAAATATGAAACTTCCAAGACTCGATGCCCTGAATGCAAAAATTTTCTCGCCAAAATTCCGAGTAGTAAAGTTAAAAAGAAATATTTCCTCAAATGCACAAAAGGCTGTGAAAATGTCGTGCTATTTTGGAGCGACTTTAACAAAACTTGGCAACCACCACAAGCTAAAACAGTCCAAACTGAAAATCAACAAAAGCCTCCCGTGAAGATGACGGCATATCCCTGCCCAGTATGCAAGAAACCTCTAGAAGAGTATAGTTACATCAAAGAGGGGCAGAGTAAGAAAATGTTGCGATGTTGTGACCCACAATCCCGTAAGGATACCAAACATAAAGATGTAGCTTATTTCAGTACGCAAAAAGGGTGGTGGAGTCCTAAGTTTGGAGAGTTAAATTGTTAG
- a CDS encoding type II toxin-antitoxin system RelE family toxin — protein MSYKVEILKGALKQLKKLSLELQERIQVKIDDLAIEPRPNGAKKLKGKENAYRIRVGEYRVIYDIFDDILVVNVIEVGHRSKVYKDES, from the coding sequence GTGAGTTATAAAGTTGAAATATTAAAGGGAGCATTAAAACAACTTAAAAAATTATCACTAGAACTTCAAGAACGCATACAAGTTAAAATCGATGATTTAGCCATAGAACCCCGTCCAAACGGGGCAAAAAAGCTAAAAGGTAAAGAAAATGCTTATAGGATTAGAGTAGGTGAGTATCGAGTTATATACGATATTTTCGATGATATCCTAGTGGTGAATGTTATAGAAGTTGGACATCGTAGCAAGGTTTATAAGGATGAAAGTTAG